From the genome of Acetonema longum DSM 6540, one region includes:
- a CDS encoding sigma 54-interacting transcriptional regulator has protein sequence MKMKRIELVYEKLKELYAGQGLTASEIADSLGMSRANVSSDLNKLVAEGKAEKIKSKPVLFIPFKIEQKVETETIFDLLCKNNPSLFAAIEQAKAAVLYPPKGMNIMILGDTGVGKSMFADLIYAYAKEVKRLPVNSPFVLFNCADYANNPQLLISQLFGCKKGAYTGADEDKSGLIEKADNGILFLDEVHRLPPEGQELFFTFMDKGMFRRLGETDVERRANVLIIAATTENPESSLLRTFTRRIPMVISLPALSQRSFEERFHLIKLFMDNESARLGRPISVSVNSLKAFLSYSCPNNIGQLKSDIRLACARAYADYVSRRKEEIRINSSDLPSAITAGLFMETEHRQLWNKIVGINRRYVVFDGKSDQLLFEDAPEKQDIYDLINLRIHELKSQGLDAASLDREIEKDFNEYFQMYFHNAHRHYDTASLKYVVSPQILRLTEEIIRYSEENLNRLLGNHIYYGLATHINNVVERLRHKKKIINPQLNRIRVEHSEEFAVALDCLQIIGRVMEVSLPVDEAGYLAMFFVYSSRGVEQRNKDVKVFVAAHGQSTATSMAETANALLGAPVAIGFNVPLDERPQAVIARITTYINESKNIANVLLLVDMGSLTAFGEELEKTCRIKTKTLPLVSTLHVLEAARKAMLGYSLEEVYREVLDVYLLIDDELQSARLAEIDARKLAIVTVCTTGEGTARVLQTVLERNLHFNQEMLDIIPVNLVGEEDIYTRLHRLANKYQLVAAVTPFPLRVQVPQFDLEEVLRKKGIEKLQLLIDEETTYNTLGETLAHQLQHVDGFQVLDEIKAFNQMMSEQLGVKVPTNALIGLTLHLACMIDRLSAGATGEPFENKDRFMTEHAAMAQMVRRAVSLLERKYRVIVSDDEVCYIVNFFNHVKVNRLESN, from the coding sequence ATGAAAATGAAGCGGATCGAGCTGGTTTATGAAAAATTAAAAGAATTGTACGCCGGTCAAGGGCTGACAGCTTCTGAGATCGCTGATAGTCTTGGCATGAGCCGGGCCAATGTCAGCAGTGATTTAAACAAATTAGTGGCTGAAGGTAAAGCGGAAAAAATAAAAAGCAAGCCAGTGTTGTTTATTCCGTTCAAAATAGAACAAAAAGTTGAAACCGAGACGATTTTTGACCTTTTGTGTAAAAATAACCCCAGCCTGTTTGCGGCCATTGAGCAGGCGAAAGCGGCTGTCCTGTATCCTCCGAAGGGCATGAACATAATGATTTTGGGGGATACGGGCGTTGGCAAATCGATGTTCGCGGACCTGATTTATGCATACGCCAAGGAGGTAAAACGCCTGCCGGTGAATTCGCCGTTTGTGCTGTTTAACTGCGCCGATTACGCCAATAATCCGCAATTATTAATCAGCCAGCTGTTCGGCTGCAAAAAAGGCGCTTACACCGGGGCGGATGAAGATAAGTCAGGCTTGATTGAAAAGGCGGACAACGGTATTCTGTTTCTGGATGAAGTCCATCGTTTGCCGCCGGAGGGCCAGGAACTCTTCTTTACCTTTATGGATAAAGGAATGTTTCGCCGGTTAGGTGAGACTGATGTTGAGCGGCGGGCCAATGTGCTGATTATCGCGGCAACTACCGAAAATCCGGAGTCTTCTCTGCTGAGGACGTTTACGCGCCGTATTCCGATGGTTATTTCACTGCCGGCTCTGAGTCAACGCAGCTTTGAGGAACGGTTCCATTTAATCAAATTATTTATGGACAACGAATCAGCGCGCCTGGGCCGCCCCATCAGCGTATCGGTTAATTCGTTGAAAGCTTTTCTCAGCTATTCATGCCCGAATAATATCGGACAGTTAAAATCGGATATCCGCTTAGCCTGTGCCCGGGCTTATGCGGACTATGTTTCGCGCCGCAAAGAAGAAATCCGCATCAATAGCAGCGATCTGCCGTCAGCGATTACCGCCGGTTTATTCATGGAAACCGAGCACCGCCAGCTTTGGAACAAGATTGTCGGCATCAACCGCCGTTATGTGGTATTTGACGGCAAAAGCGATCAGCTGTTATTTGAAGATGCGCCGGAGAAGCAGGATATTTACGATCTGATCAACCTCCGCATCCATGAATTGAAGTCGCAGGGATTGGATGCCGCTAGCTTAGATCGAGAAATAGAAAAAGATTTTAACGAATACTTTCAGATGTATTTCCATAACGCACACCGCCATTATGACACAGCCAGTCTAAAATATGTAGTGAGTCCCCAAATACTGCGTTTAACCGAAGAAATTATCCGTTATAGTGAAGAAAACCTCAACCGGCTGCTGGGGAACCACATCTATTATGGTTTGGCGACCCACATTAATAATGTCGTTGAACGGCTGCGGCACAAGAAAAAAATCATTAACCCCCAGTTGAACCGGATTCGAGTTGAACACAGTGAAGAATTTGCGGTCGCGCTGGATTGTCTGCAGATCATCGGGCGGGTGATGGAAGTATCCCTGCCGGTAGATGAGGCGGGTTATCTGGCCATGTTTTTTGTATATAGCTCCCGCGGCGTGGAGCAAAGAAATAAGGATGTCAAGGTCTTTGTCGCGGCGCATGGACAGTCAACGGCGACATCCATGGCGGAAACCGCAAACGCATTACTGGGAGCTCCTGTGGCTATTGGTTTCAACGTGCCGCTGGATGAGAGACCGCAAGCTGTTATTGCCAGAATAACAACATATATCAACGAATCAAAGAATATTGCGAATGTCCTGTTGCTGGTAGATATGGGATCATTGACAGCGTTTGGCGAGGAACTGGAAAAAACCTGCCGAATCAAGACAAAAACCCTGCCGCTGGTAAGCACATTGCATGTGCTGGAAGCAGCCCGCAAGGCTATGCTCGGTTACTCGCTGGAAGAGGTTTACCGCGAAGTACTGGATGTTTATTTATTGATTGACGATGAGCTGCAGTCTGCCAGACTGGCTGAGATTGACGCCCGGAAGCTGGCTATTGTCACAGTCTGTACAACAGGAGAAGGAACAGCCCGCGTGTTGCAGACCGTTCTGGAGCGGAACCTGCATTTTAATCAAGAGATGTTAGATATCATACCCGTCAATTTGGTTGGCGAAGAAGACATTTATACACGGCTGCATCGGCTTGCCAATAAATATCAGCTGGTGGCCGCCGTCACTCCTTTTCCTTTACGGGTGCAGGTACCGCAATTTGATCTGGAGGAAGTTCTGCGAAAAAAGGGCATAGAAAAGCTGCAATTATTGATTGACGAGGAAACGACCTACAATACCCTGGGCGAAACACTGGCGCATCAGTTGCAGCATGTGGATGGGTTTCAGGTCCTGGACGAAATCAAAGCATTTAACCAAATGATGAGTGAACAGCTTGGCGTCAAAGTTCCCACCAATGCCTTGATTGGTCTGACACTGCATCTTGCCTGCATGATAGACCGCCTGTCTGCGGGTGCGACCGGTGAACCCTTTGAGAATAAAGACAGATTTATGACAGAGCATGCCGCTATGGCGCAGATGGTGCGCCGGGCCGTTTCTCTGCTGGAACGGAAATATCGCGTAATAGTATCCGACGATGAAGTTTGCTATATTGTTAATTTCTTCAACCATGTTAAGGTCAACCGGCTCGAATCGAATTAA
- a CDS encoding glycoside hydrolase family 1 protein, with protein sequence MEHKMLKPFPKDFLWGASTAAFQVEGAWDEDGKGLSIMDEQELAAGVADFKVAVDHYHRYREDIALFAEMGLKAYRFSISWARIFPKGNDPEPNEKGLQHYDAVIDECLKYGIEPIVTIFHFEMPAALIKEYGGWASRQSIEDFDRYSRVLFKRYGDRVRYWLTINEGNIRIAFGDHLLGGKIKDDKQRFQMGHHMTLAQAKAMVSCHELLPQAKIGSAPSNTIIYPASSNPEDVLAARDYDLLRSGLTLDPLYKGYYPKALWSFWEERGIAPDMEAGDLELFKKARPDFLAFNYYGGHTVRYYPETAELYTVPADVAARYNVSQSYIRKISREKQAGIAQEVVNPHIRQGEFRIIDPVGLRATLRDLYEKYNVPLIITENGCAAAEEFTADGKIHDTYRIEYLREHIRQCQIAINEGVELFGYCPWTAIDVVSVKEGIGKRYGFIYVNRTDTDLRDLKRYRKDSFYWYKQVIESNGENLETQ encoded by the coding sequence ATGGAACATAAAATGTTAAAGCCTTTCCCAAAAGATTTTTTATGGGGAGCGTCAACGGCGGCATTTCAGGTGGAAGGTGCATGGGATGAAGACGGCAAGGGACTTAGTATCATGGATGAGCAGGAGCTGGCCGCGGGAGTAGCCGATTTCAAGGTTGCCGTAGATCATTACCACCGGTACAGAGAGGATATTGCCTTGTTTGCCGAGATGGGACTGAAAGCGTACCGTTTCTCCATTTCGTGGGCCAGGATCTTTCCCAAGGGCAATGATCCAGAGCCAAATGAAAAGGGTTTGCAGCATTATGATGCGGTTATTGATGAATGCCTTAAATATGGCATTGAACCCATCGTTACAATTTTCCATTTTGAAATGCCGGCAGCTTTGATTAAAGAATACGGTGGCTGGGCCTCCCGGCAGAGTATCGAGGATTTTGACCGATACAGCCGGGTTTTATTCAAAAGGTATGGAGATAGAGTCAGATACTGGCTAACGATCAATGAAGGAAATATAAGGATCGCTTTCGGCGATCATTTATTAGGCGGCAAGATTAAGGATGACAAGCAGCGGTTTCAAATGGGACACCACATGACGCTGGCCCAGGCGAAAGCCATGGTATCATGCCATGAGCTTCTTCCCCAGGCAAAGATTGGTTCGGCGCCAAGCAATACCATCATTTATCCGGCTTCATCAAATCCTGAGGATGTTCTTGCCGCCCGGGACTATGATTTGCTGCGCAGCGGGCTAACGCTCGATCCCCTGTATAAAGGCTATTATCCGAAAGCCTTGTGGAGCTTTTGGGAGGAGCGCGGTATTGCGCCTGATATGGAGGCCGGCGATTTAGAACTGTTTAAGAAAGCCAGGCCGGACTTCCTGGCCTTTAATTATTACGGCGGGCATACGGTACGCTATTATCCCGAAACGGCAGAACTGTATACAGTACCAGCCGACGTTGCGGCCCGGTACAATGTCAGCCAAAGTTATATCAGGAAGATTTCCCGGGAAAAACAGGCAGGCATTGCGCAGGAAGTCGTGAATCCTCATATCAGGCAAGGCGAGTTTCGCATTATTGACCCGGTTGGATTGCGGGCAACTCTCAGAGACTTATATGAAAAATACAATGTGCCGCTGATTATTACCGAAAACGGCTGCGCAGCGGCGGAGGAGTTTACGGCCGACGGGAAAATCCATGATACTTATCGGATTGAATACCTAAGAGAGCACATCAGACAGTGCCAGATTGCGATTAACGAAGGGGTCGAGTTATTCGGTTATTGCCCCTGGACGGCTATTGATGTTGTCAGCGTAAAAGAAGGAATCGGCAAGCGGTACGGTTTTATTTACGTGAACCGGACTGACACCGATCTCAGAGATTTGAAGCGGTACCGCAAAGATAGCTTTTATTGGTATAAACAGGTGATTGAAAGCAACGGTGAAAATTTAGAAACGCAATGA
- a CDS encoding PTS lactose/cellobiose transporter subunit IIA, producing the protein MEIMEVVMKLIVDGGNARSRAMEAIELAKTGEFALAQAKLDEAGEHISKAHGAQTGLLTKEASGDCQQVTLLMVHAQDHLMNAITVRDLAIQFVALYQKMNA; encoded by the coding sequence ATGGAAATAATGGAAGTGGTGATGAAGCTCATTGTTGACGGTGGGAATGCGCGCAGCAGGGCTATGGAGGCCATTGAACTGGCAAAAACGGGAGAGTTCGCTTTGGCCCAGGCAAAGCTGGATGAAGCAGGCGAGCATATCAGCAAAGCTCACGGAGCTCAGACGGGTTTATTGACCAAAGAGGCGTCAGGTGATTGTCAGCAAGTCACTTTGTTAATGGTTCATGCCCAGGACCATTTGATGAATGCCATCACGGTGCGGGATTTAGCCATTCAGTTTGTAGCTTTGTATCAAAAAATGAACGCATAA
- a CDS encoding PTS sugar transporter subunit IIB, producing MTRIALICMGGFSSSVLVQKMEESAKKQNLEVQIRAMSEGNFKKYADQTDIVLLGPQVSFIEQQVKERYSHLKVAVINSIDYGTMNGEKVLKDALKL from the coding sequence ATGACACGGATTGCGTTAATCTGCATGGGCGGTTTTTCAAGCAGTGTATTAGTGCAAAAAATGGAAGAGTCAGCGAAAAAGCAAAACCTGGAGGTACAAATCCGGGCCATGTCCGAAGGCAATTTCAAAAAATATGCCGATCAGACCGATATTGTGCTGTTGGGACCACAGGTGAGCTTCATTGAGCAGCAGGTCAAAGAGCGTTACAGCCATCTAAAAGTAGCGGTGATCAACAGCATTGATTACGGCACAATGAACGGCGAAAAAGTGCTGAAGGATGCGTTGAAACTCTAA
- a CDS encoding PTS sugar transporter subunit IIC has product MTNRQEFIQKLQAMAGKLQQNKELNAISSGLVSLLPVLIIGAFSTLFSSMPIEGYQKFLASHGLKQLIALPAEMTTNMIAVYAAFLIAYKLGELLEQDGLTVGIISLMSFLVLTPFAVLDKVKALPYTYLGAAGLFAAIIVGLVSTRIYTFVVQHNWRLQMPAGIPQTVANTFNGLIPGFIVIIVFTCINGLFRLTPFENVHSFVYTSLQVPLQNIGGSFGGLLVVVLMANLLWLFGIHGTMVVGTIVKPIYYAMDLENLTAFQHGDPLPHVIGWAFWVVFGIIGGAGSTFALNVLMAFKSKSQQLRMLGKIALPTSLVRINEPLIFGIPVVLNPILAIPFVLVPVLGVTIAYLATVAGLVPRVIGIFPALGIPIVINAFMQGSWKFVVLQLLIIALSFVIYYPFFKKLDEQKLKMEQDDRENS; this is encoded by the coding sequence ATGACAAATCGTCAAGAATTTATCCAAAAATTACAAGCGATGGCAGGAAAGCTGCAGCAAAACAAGGAATTAAATGCGATTTCCAGCGGCCTTGTCAGTTTACTGCCAGTGTTGATTATCGGCGCTTTTTCCACGTTGTTTTCCAGTATGCCGATAGAAGGCTACCAAAAGTTTTTGGCCAGTCATGGGCTTAAACAATTGATTGCACTGCCGGCGGAAATGACCACCAACATGATTGCGGTGTATGCGGCATTTTTGATTGCGTATAAATTGGGCGAGCTTCTGGAGCAAGACGGCTTAACCGTAGGCATTATCTCTTTGATGAGTTTTCTGGTGTTAACTCCGTTTGCCGTTCTGGATAAAGTGAAGGCCCTGCCTTATACTTATTTAGGCGCGGCGGGTCTGTTCGCCGCCATCATTGTGGGCCTTGTTTCCACCCGCATTTACACTTTCGTGGTTCAGCATAACTGGCGTCTTCAAATGCCTGCCGGTATACCGCAAACGGTTGCCAATACGTTTAATGGCTTGATTCCGGGTTTTATTGTAATCATTGTCTTTACGTGCATTAACGGGTTATTCCGCTTGACCCCGTTTGAAAATGTTCACAGTTTCGTTTATACTTCCTTGCAAGTGCCGCTTCAGAATATCGGCGGTTCCTTCGGCGGCTTGCTCGTTGTGGTTTTAATGGCGAATCTATTATGGCTGTTTGGCATCCATGGCACCATGGTCGTAGGAACGATCGTAAAACCGATCTATTATGCTATGGATCTGGAAAACCTAACTGCCTTTCAGCATGGCGATCCATTGCCGCACGTCATCGGCTGGGCTTTCTGGGTCGTCTTCGGCATCATCGGCGGGGCTGGCTCCACCTTTGCGCTCAATGTTCTTATGGCGTTTAAAAGCAAAAGCCAGCAGTTGAGGATGCTTGGTAAAATAGCGCTGCCGACTTCTCTCGTGAGGATCAATGAGCCGCTTATTTTTGGCATACCGGTTGTGTTAAATCCTATTCTGGCAATTCCCTTTGTGCTCGTGCCTGTGCTTGGCGTAACCATAGCCTATTTGGCTACCGTTGCCGGTCTTGTACCGCGCGTGATAGGGATTTTCCCGGCTTTAGGCATACCGATCGTTATAAATGCCTTCATGCAGGGAAGCTGGAAGTTCGTGGTGTTGCAGCTGCTGATTATTGCACTTTCATTTGTTATCTATTATCCATTCTTCAAAAAACTCGATGAACAAAAACTGAAAATGGAACAGGATGACCGCGAAAACTCATAA